TTTAAGTCTTCATGTGCTGAAACTACATTTATGAACGTGAAACATTCTTTTATCAAGTTAACAAAGAACTTCAACTGGTCTCCACCATAATCCAATCTCAGAGAAGTAATTCAGAGTTAGTcagattatgtttttttctatcATGTATTATAGATATAAATATTTCAGTAAACCCCccaaaaatctttcatcatttttctcaaacctgtatgacttttctttctgtggaacacaaaagaagatattttgaagaacatacagtatgtagccAAAAAAcattgaccccattgacttctattgtatgcacacaaaaccacatttctcaaaaatatttattttgtgttccacagtagaaagagtcatatggttcagtgatatgagggtgaataaacgatgacaaaaATGGCAATTTTaggcaaactatccctttaatcctaataatatcttattttaaacatttcagcACCTTTTAGACCACCTGACACTGAGAACGTTGTACGGTTCACCTCATTAGGCGACAGTCTGGGTCGCTACAACATCTTTTACTACCGTCAAGAGGACAACAAGTATGTCTACAAGAAGGTAGGCTACTGGGCACAGAGCTTAGCGCTCAATACCAGTGTGGTGCAATGGGCTAGTGGTGCACTTCCTACGTCCCAGTGCAGCGACCCATGCCAACCCAACGAAGCTAAAAGCATGCAACCTGGAGACGTGTGCTGTTGGATTTGCATCCCATGCCAGCCTCACCAGTATCTCCTAGATGAATTTACCTGTATGGACTGTGGTTTCGGAGAGTGGCCCCTTGCAAACCTGACCGGCTGCCATGAGCTTCCAGAGGAGTACATTCACTGGTCGGACGCTTGGGCTGTGGGACCGGTCACCATCGCTTGTCTGGGAATGCTGTGCACACTTGCAGTAGCAGGCCTTTTCTTACGCAATAACGACACTCCCGTTGTGAAAGCCAGCGGTCGGGAACTCTCATACATCCTGCTGTTTGGCGTGCTCATGTGTTACGCCATGACCTTCATATACATCGCTAAACCCTCTGCGTTCGTGTGCACCCTACGGCGTCTTGGACTCGGCACGTCTTTTGCCATCTGCTACTCAGCTTTGCTAACCAAGACCAATAGGATCGCACGGATCTTCGGCGGGGCGCGGGACAGCGCCCGACGACCGCGGTTCATCAGTCCCGCCTCTCAGGTTGCGATCTGCGCCGCGCTGATCTCGGCCCAGCTGTTGGTTGCACTCATATGGCTCCTGGTAGAGGCACCTGGGGTGAGGAAAGAGGTGGGCCCGGATAGGAGAGATGTGGTCACTTTGAAATGTAACAGTCTGGACTCTAGCATGCTGGTGTCCCTTACCTACAACTGCATCCTCATCATACTCTGCACCTTCTACGCCTTCAAGACCAGGAAGTGTCCGGAGAACTTTAATGAGGCCAAGTTCATCGGCTTCACTATGTACACCACTTGCATCATCTGGCTGGCCTTTCAACCCATCTTCTACGTTACTGCAAGTGACTACAGAGTAAGTAGGATTAATAGTTTGGTTAATGCAAAAGTTCATTGATGCAGTTCATTCTCCGGCTATTATCAAATGTATAATGTAGTCTCAGCCAGCAGATAGCATGGCCACATTACAGACATTTTAAGACAACATAGTTCTATTGGTACAtccaaaaaaatgctgggtttaTTTTTAAcgcagcgttgggtcaaaaatggacgaACCCAACTGTTAGGTTGTCCAATGCCGAGTTGTTTCAACACgtcgttgggtcaaatataatatttctgggttaatttaactcaatggctgggtttgtccctttttgacccaaggGTGGGTTGAAAGCAACCAAATATTTTGAGAGTATATTGGTGGGAAAAGTGCAACGTTTCCATACTTCTGCACTTATCCAGTTAAACAAATTTGTTTATTACACATTAAGCTTGGAAATaacgttttgcatttttactCACTCGCATGATGTTCAACaggttttaagacctcccggcatcttcgaaacacaaataaagatattttaggtgagatccgagagatttccaggcctcttcatagacatcatggttatagttgttgtcaaggtccagaaaagtactaaagacatcgttaaatgtGACCATCTgctcatagtggttcaattgaattttttccGAAATGACGACAATACTTTGTGTgcgaaaacaaaccaaaataaacgACTTTGATCGATATAATTTCatttgagccactatgagcggatggaccagtTTAACGATGCCTTTAgtgcttttctggaccttgacaacaactataaccatgatgtctatgaggtggcctggaaatctctcggatctcacctaaaatatctttatttgtgttccgaagacgccatgaggtcttaaaacatgttgaatgtCATGAGGGTGAGTTAAAAAAGAAcccaattttgattttgaggtgaacttttcctttaaatgcaATCCTCTAGCTCTTATATCCAGACAAACTCATTTTGCCATTGCAAACATTGAGCAAAGTGACGAAACTGTCTggtcaacacacaaacactatgTGAGGGATGAAGGCTGCCTGTCGCATTTCATTGGGAGTCTGTCACCGCTGAGGGCAAGAGATGTCAGAGCTTTGTCAGTGACACGGTAAACACGGTCATCAAGAACGACCGCAGGCTAAGAGACAGGCCATTCCTGCACGAATACAGCAAACTATTTCAGACACACCACCACACTTCATCTAAAGACAACTGTACCCAGGTcagttttgtcatcatttactcaccctcagattgttccaacctgtataaatttctttgttctgatgaacacagagaaagatatttggaagaatgtcagtaaccagtATCTCCTAcagcagtaaatgggggatgagatctgtttggttactaaagTTTTTCACAGGTTTGAAAGAccggtttgaaacaatctgagggtgagtaaatgatgaaaatgttttcatttttgggtgaactatccctttaacctttGGAAGGAGGGGAGATGGGACAGTATCTGAACATCTGATGTGGAAAGTTATCAAAtgatataaacaataaaataaaacattgattcACAGTGCATACAATGCAATGTCCTCTAGGggatatttgcttttaatgaccCTACAGGTCAAGAAAATTTGAGAAAACACTTGTTTAGGGATCCAAACCTTCGTATGAACAACAGACTTAGAAGCgtatagaaagatatttgtaccGTATGAGCTCACAGACTGAAATTTAAACGGATTTATCCTGTACAGGTACAGACCACCACCATGTGCATCTCCGTCAGTCTGAGCGGCTCTGTGGTGCTCGGTTGCCTTTTTGCCCCCAAGATCCACGTCATTCTTTTCCAGCCGCAGAAGAACGTGACGACTCTGAGGGCCAAAGACAACCGCTTCTCCACTGTGGCCACCGCACCCAGCTCCACCTACTCACAAGGTGACCAAATTCACATTCAAAGCTTGTGCTATATGTGAAGAACCACAGTAGGAGGGGGGATCTCGAGTCATTTATGCATATTCTTGTTAACCtcttaaaagggatagtttatttatacacagtcatgtcattccaaacctgtgactttctttcatctgcagaatacaaaagaagatattttgaataatgtcgGTAACCCATTGATTTCCCATTgcacattgtatggacacaagaccACTAGcccattcctcaaaatatcttctttttgtgttccacggaagaTTTATATACGGGTTTTGCACATCATGAGGgtaaaaaaaatgacagaattttcatttggggGTGAATTAGTCCTTTTATAAACGGACGTTAGTTTCTTTCATCCAGTCACGAActaaaaatgattgttttcCACAGCTTCAGCATCTACTATAGTGCCGACCGTGTGCAACGGAAGAGAAGTAGTGGACTCCACAACATCATCATTGTGAATACAGACACATGTTCCAGCAAGATGGGCCAATTTTACATCATTTCTTTAACTTATCCGAATCTTTACACACTAATGGAGTACAGCACACCTTCTGTTCACCCAATGCTGGTTCATCTCCTGATCTGGCTAAAAAATGAACTACGTGAACGCTTCTGCATCATTCATGAGGTTTCCCCAAACATGGTCCAAAACTCCTTCACAGAGCACGTTTCAGTATTTCAGTTACACAGTAAAGCTATCATTCACGATCCAATAAATGTCCATCTTAAAGAGCCAGTGTAAATGTGACAAACAACCATGCTATGCCACTCAAGTCCAGCAGATTTATGACACTCGATACAACCGAGTTTTGAACAAATGGCAATATGTACAAAGATATTAACCAGTGTAATGTTAACAGTAGATTTGAGTTCTCAGTCTATATAACAGAATTTCATTGGACTCTACAGAGCCGTCATCTGGAAAACACTTGCTATAAAAAATAACTCGTACAGTCTCGCATTACTGAGCAGGCATGCCGTACTGGTAGCAGTACATGCAACAGGACCAGTGAGCCGAAGTTTGACTTACGTACCCCAGGGTATGTGATTTTAGACACTGTATTCTCAGTGCATGGGAGACTGTAACAAATGATCTTGTTTTAGTTCAGTGGTAACATTGTAAGCTTTCATTCCGAGAAGAGTTGATTGTCTTTTTAGTGTTGTGAAAAAACGTCTCATGTTTGGAATAGTTTAGATGTCACTGCAAGACGGAAAGTAACTATATTCTCTATTTCCCTTTTTAACAATAAATTCTTAGTGATATTACGAATGTTTTAATGTGAACTTTGGTGAAGCAGTCAGTGTTACTAttgtaatatatgtaaataaattattttgtaaaaataaaaggagtCTTCGATTGGCATATTTGGTGGTCAGATGCCACCGTGTTATTCGACTTGCTACATTGGACAGCAGATCAAAATACTTATAACGTCAATAGAAATTTAATGACAATTAGATTCTCTTCCACATCATGTTCTgtcttgtaaaaaaaaaaaaaaaaggcaaCAAAAACTTCATTATAATCTACATTTATGTCACGTCCTCTGTAAAAGGGTATGTTATTGGACAACTTCAGACTCTTTAGTTTTTCTTTTGAGTGGAATGATATACAGTCCGTTTTTGGCTTCCTTTATTCTCCACCATCGGCCCAATCTGACAAAGACAGAACATAAGAGAACACGCTCGATTCAAGAATATCAACATAATAAAAGATTGTGTGACTATTGAATGACAGAGAACAAATACTagagtgccatctagtggtagcaGAATGTTTTTGCACTTAGTGCTTGGAGGGTACACGAATAaccaattaaataaaacaacattttcatgattaaatgatgaccaGAATTGACATCATCTTTACTTTAGATTAAGTTTTAGATTAAGCAGACGTCACACTTCTCTAGAACTCACCTGTGCTCTTGTCCAACTCCTGCCACCAGAAACTTTCCCGAACTGGAGAATTTCAGGCTGTTTACAAATCCCGTCTGTAAAACACAGTGACAGGCATTCACTAACATTCATGAACGCTTACAATCATTGTATGAGATCTTTACACACGTGCACATTTGAGTAGCACACAGTCacaaaaaatgtgcttcaaTGGATCAATGCATTCCTCATTCTCATCAAATAAAGCACCATCCAAAAAAGCCTTTATGCACAATAGTATCCAGTCTAGATTTATATTACTCACCACTGGGACGCTGAAGAGAGGCTCCAGGCCTCTGAATCCCTGCCCACACATCCAAAGCTGCACTGATGAATTATGGGAACCTGTGGAGGGACAACAATGATGCTTGATGTTAATCCGGTGTGTGGGGTCTCGTACGGAAATACAGGTCGATGTGAAACAAGAGGTCTACAGAGAAGATTACGAGGTGCTTAAGGATAatactgtgtgtgtatatgcacAAAACTGTgctggttttgtgtgtgtgcacctgAAGCACCTGACGCGATGGTGTCGGAGTTGTGCAACGCCGCCACGGACGATAACCATCGAGGTTGCTCCAGACCCGTGTTGCCACAGATACCGTGGGCTTGCTTCACCGTGGCCAGCGGCTTCTTTTTATTAACAGTCCAAACCGACACGGCGCTGTAAAACAAATCAGAAGTCAAATGCGATTATGGAATCATAAGACAGTGTACTACGCAAACTTATTTTACCAGAGAGGGGTCTTCGAATTCAGAAAAGATGACTTACCCATCATCACCTCCTGTAACCATGTACTCTTCATTTATCAGCTGGATACAATCAATCGAACCCCTTTAGACAGACCAAAGACATAACGGACATAACTAAAACTGACAAAACTGCTCAGGTTCTTTAAAGCGTGGCTCATTCAATATGGAGACAACTTGAGGAATTGAGGAAAAAAGGTTTCCCTAAAAATGACAAGTAGAAAAATACAAACTCTGTTTAATAGTCTGTTTGTGCATCCTAATAAAGCAACACTGGAACTCACTCGTGTCCGTTAAACACAAGCTGCGATTCTTCCGCAATCTTCCAGACTCTGACGGTTCCGTCTCGTCCTCCTGCGGTCACACATCTCTCTCTGCTCAAACAATCCAGCGCTGTGATCTTGTCCTGATGGCCAAACCTGAGGAGAGGTGcaaatgaacacacacaaatgaatatTGTGTATATAAACCGTACAGCTTTCATTCAGTTCCCGTCTATTCTAAATGTATCACCGTTAAGTTGATGTGCTACTCACATAGTTTCCACGTATGCGTTCTCATTCACGTTCCACACTTTCACAGAGCGGTCGTGTGATGCGCTGTAGAGGTCATGGGTCCCTCTTCTGAATGCCAAACCCTGTGGGGGAGAGATAGAGCTTTGTTATGGCCGTCTGCAGGAATAAAGAAATCTTCGTATAATAGAAAAGGAACAGATCAGAAAAACAGACTCTATGCATCTTTAACTCACCGATACAGCGTCTCTGTGACCTGTGAACTTGTACAGGTGTTTACATGTTGCAGCATCCCAAATCAGAATGAGTTTATTCATGTCTCCTGTAGCCTATTACAGAAAAAGAGGAAAGCTTATacatcaaacaaaaacagcGCTTTACATTGCAAAGAAAGCTGCAGGGGTTATATCTGTATAGTTATAGTTATTATCTATGCTGTTTTTTATATAACCGGTGACTAAATTAtgattaggggtgtaacggtacgcgTATTCGTACCGAACCATCACGAGCTGTCGGGGGGGAAATTCCAAAATGAAGTTATCATACCTAtaccctactcccttcgaagggcagatccctcggagtttagactttggagtgaacaggtcatttgcgtgccattatgtagacgtttggaatgcacttggcgAAGCAAGCGatgtaatttcctcattatcttcagctggcatgttcccgtgacaacgaagcattgtgtccgtcagcagatgttgctgttttattgacaatttaaacataaatcctaactgtttgcaaataaacatacattttatattttaaaaagtttttaaaatactatataatatataaacactaatatatatacaacttttcaaaatataaaatgtattgtttatttgcgaACAGGTTTTATGATTAAGTTAggccattaaaacagcgacacctgctgacggacacaatgcttcgttgtcacgggaacatgccagctgaagataatgaggaaattacgtcgCTTACTTcgccaagtgcattccaaacgtctacataatggatgcaaatgccctgttcactccaaagtctcAACTCCGAGGGatctgcccttcgaagggagtagggcataggaatgatgactatatttggaatgttgcctgtgacggtacgaatacacgtaccgttacacccctaattacGATATATGCCTATGATGCATGTCAGTCAAACAGCTCTTTTTATCTAAACAGACAGTTCTTGGCCAGGTTTGTCTAATCCGAGCCAGAAAAACATCCACAGATGAAACAGAATTCAGAAACTGTTCTCACCAGGTATTTGCCATCAGACGATATGGCCATACACAGCACATGCCCTTTGTGTCCCACGTGCTGACCTTCTTTTGCTTTATGTCCACCTGGAATCTTATGCACCTTCTTTCCACTCTCCACCTCCCCTTAACATACACATTAGATACACATCATTCATTTAGTACAGTAACCAGATCTATGAAACTATAATCTCtttaaatgtaatcattttTATATGCGATTTACCAATAAACTGTACTATATTGAACGTTATCAGCAGTAGCAGTGAAAATAATACGATTTAAATAATATGCACTATTGGTTAATGCAtatcacatttaaagaaaactgaaaAGAAACGCACATTTGATGATGGAGCAGTCTTTGCTTGCGGAAAAGATGTATTTCTCATCTGGGGTGATGACGAGACATGTGACGGACAGTTTGTGTCCTCTCAACAACCTGATCTCTTCTGGCTCTGGAGCTATGAGCTAGTGATGAACAGACATATATGAGCATCATACATGACAAAATAGTGCTGGATAAAAATCTACAGCCACACGAAACATTACTCACCTCTTTGGCTATCAGTCTTTGCAGTTTGCCTTTCTGTTCCAGCTGTGACGATCAGAGAAAAATGATTGATTGCTTATGTTAGAACATGTATCAGAAAGCATATACACATGTAGCGTTTATATCAAGTGAACATACCACATCATCCTGTAGTCTTTCAGCGATCAAGTCTGCTTCAAATGATTCCTCTTCCGCTTTCTTCTCCTCTGCAATATCAGaacaaatatttaatttcaaatAGACTGTATAATGTGTGAATTCACTGTTATTCAGTTGGTATAAAAGCATAGTTAAATCTGGCTTTGCGAACAGACAGTATTTCTCTCAGGGTGGTCAATGCACACCTTCATCTCTCAGCTGGTCCAGGTAAAGTTTGGCAAGCCTAAGTTTCTTCTCCTGTGGCGTCTCATCGATCTCAATCTTTTCATTTTCACCCTGTCTTCTGTTCGCTGGACTGTTGAAGATACAAGAAATgtttgaaagaaataaagacgTCATGTCAGTATTCATCCATCAGAACACAATGTCGTAGATGAGTTACCCCTCATTTTCCGAGTCACTCGAGATTTCTTCGTTCATTCGCTTACTGGACTTTTTTGATCTTGCTGTGCCATCGTCTGTATTGCTCTAAAATGCAACAATGTAACGTTATAGATGATGATCGAAAAGGACAGACAGAAATGTTTCGATACACAATAACAGAAACCAGCATGAAATACTGTAATCATAAGGTAAAATATGAAATAGA
This portion of the Triplophysa rosa linkage group LG20, Trosa_1v2, whole genome shotgun sequence genome encodes:
- the rrp9 gene encoding U3 small nucleolar RNA-interacting protein 2 isoform X1, translated to MSSFFIKKKVASAALNKGDKSSTFLKRKSNTDDGTARSKKSSKRMNEEISSDSENEGPANRRQGENEKIEIDETPQEKKLRLAKLYLDQLRDEEEKKAEEESFEADLIAERLQDDVLEQKGKLQRLIAKELIAPEPEEIRLLRGHKLSVTCLVITPDEKYIFSASKDCSIIKWEVESGKKVHKIPGGHKAKEGQHVGHKGHVLCMAISSDGKYLATGDMNKLILIWDAATCKHLYKFTGHRDAVSGLAFRRGTHDLYSASHDRSVKVWNVNENAYVETMFGHQDKITALDCLSRERCVTAGGRDGTVRVWKIAEESQLVFNGHEGSIDCIQLINEEYMVTGGDDGAVSVWTVNKKKPLATVKQAHGICGNTGLEQPRWLSSVAALHNSDTIASGASGSHNSSVQLWMCGQGFRGLEPLFSVPVTGFVNSLKFSSSGKFLVAGVGQEHRLGRWWRIKEAKNGLYIIPLKRKTKESEVVQ
- the rrp9 gene encoding U3 small nucleolar RNA-interacting protein 2 isoform X2; the encoded protein is MSSFFIKKKVASAALNKGDKSSTFLKRKSNTDDGTARSKKSSKRMNEEISSDSENEGPANRRQGENEKIEIDETPQEKKLRLAKLYLDQLRDEEEKKAEEESFEADLIAERLQDDVLEQKGKLQRLIAKELIAPEPEEIRLLRGHKLSVTCLVITPDEKYIFSASKDCSIIKWEVESGKKVHKIPGGHKAKEGQHVGHKGHVLCMAISSDGKYLATGDMNKLILIWDAATCKHLYKFTGHRDAVSGLAFRRGTHDLYSASHDRSVKVWNVNENAYVETMFGHQDKITALDCLSRERCVTAGGRDGTVRVWKIAEESQLVFNGHEGSIDCIQLINEEYMVTGGDDGAVSVWTVNKKKPLATVKQAHGICGNTGLEQPRWLSSVAALHNSDTIASGSHNSSVQLWMCGQGFRGLEPLFSVPVTGFVNSLKFSSSGKFLVAGVGQEHRLGRWWRIKEAKNGLYIIPLKRKTKESEVVQ